One Pelotomaculum isophthalicicum JI DNA segment encodes these proteins:
- a CDS encoding NifB/NifX family molybdenum-iron cluster-binding protein, with protein sequence MKIAMPYNRGRINEHFGISQEFVIFNVEEGKIGEKKIISSSDLQHNHGGLANLFIREGVGVIIAGGMGPPMADALRSVGLEVITGASGDAEKVTSDYLSGQLVTSSIGCNHGCSEHDHL encoded by the coding sequence ATGAAAATAGCGATGCCGTATAACCGGGGTAGAATAAACGAGCACTTTGGCATCAGTCAAGAATTTGTTATTTTTAATGTTGAGGAAGGTAAAATTGGCGAAAAGAAAATAATTTCAAGTAGTGATCTCCAGCATAATCATGGTGGATTGGCAAACTTATTTATAAGGGAAGGAGTAGGAGTAATAATTGCTGGTGGTATGGGACCCCCTATGGCCGATGCGCTGAGGTCAGTGGGGTTGGAAGTTATTACAGGTGCTTCAGGAGATGCTGAAAAAGTTACTTCTGATTATTTAAGTGGACAACTGGTCACCAGTTCTATAGGTTGTAATCACGGCTGTAGCGAGCATGATCATTTATAA